A single Candidatus Thalassolituus haligoni DNA region contains:
- the yidD gene encoding membrane protein insertion efficiency factor YidD: MASPATLKENGGVSFTARLLLLLIAGYRYAISPLLPSRCRFYPTCSSYAAEAVTRYGAFRGGWLAIRRLVRCHPWGDHGVDLVPDLPKHSSNCCQRKP, translated from the coding sequence ATGGCAAGTCCGGCAACACTCAAAGAAAACGGCGGCGTTAGTTTTACAGCCAGATTACTGCTGTTGCTTATTGCCGGCTATCGTTATGCCATCAGTCCGTTATTACCCTCCCGGTGTCGTTTTTACCCTACCTGTTCGTCCTATGCAGCTGAAGCTGTAACACGATATGGTGCCTTCCGTGGTGGCTGGCTTGCCATTCGTCGGCTGGTCAGATGCCATCCCTGGGGGGATCACGGCGTTGATTTGGTACCTGATTTACCCAAACATTCTTCCAACTGTTGTCAACGGAAACCCTGA
- the rnpA gene encoding ribonuclease P protein component, producing the protein MTDLKFGRNARLLKPAEFKQVFDNTERRGSTPQLLVLASGNQQQRSRLGFVLAKKQIRHAVDRNRVKRLIRESFRYHQHELGSCDYVVLARSGITELDNRQIREMIDALWFRLKRPTHGKSGNTQRKRRR; encoded by the coding sequence ATTTGGCCGCAACGCAAGATTGCTGAAGCCAGCCGAATTCAAACAGGTTTTTGATAATACTGAGCGGCGCGGGAGTACTCCCCAATTGCTGGTCCTTGCTTCTGGCAACCAACAACAGCGTTCACGTCTGGGGTTTGTGTTAGCCAAGAAGCAGATCCGACATGCAGTCGATCGAAATCGTGTCAAACGACTGATTCGGGAATCATTCCGTTACCACCAACATGAGTTGGGGTCATGCGATTATGTCGTACTGGCTCGGTCCGGAATTACCGAACTGGACAACCGTCAGATACGTGAGATGATTGATGCCCTCTGGTTCCGATTAAAGCGACCAACCCATGGCAAGTCCGGCAACACTCAAAGAAAACGGCGGCGTTAG